ACACCCTCACTCATACCCAGACTAGTGACTCCCACCCAGGTCAGCATTTATAAAAGGGCTTGCATGAGCTTTGACCTCATGTCTGGTATTTAGTTTCCACACAGCACGCTTCATGAAGAGTTTCCTGTGACTTATAATGACTCGACCAGTGCCCCTGCAAAGCCTGAGCAATAGATTTTCTGGGTATTTCACAATTTTGTGGGGGAGAAacgtgtgtgcacatgtgtgatGGGGGAGCAGACCACAGAATTTAGCAAATGGAACAAACTAGGgttcagacctttttttttagctccTAAATTCAAGTTGAGGTGAATGGCCAAATTTCCATTTGAAGGTTAAGTCCAAGTAACCTTAGCTACATCATGTAAAATACACACTAACTCATACTGGTCTGACAGAAGTCTGTGAAAGCAGCTGTGACGCGAAAAGGCATTTCACAGGTTATCCACTCTTTGagacagggatttttttcctacgTAGGGACTTCCCATTCAGAAATGCACGCAGCACCTGGGAGCTCTTCTTACAATGAGATCCACCTTTAGTTGtctatgcaaaagaaaagcatcccATCATCCTGCTGCAACTTCTGCTATTGTCAGGTTCGCTCCCTGCTGTTAGCCTCAATCAGAAAGATGCCGTTTCTAGAATGCAGTAATATACAGTAGAACATCCTGCACCATGCAGAACCAGCCCCGGCTATCTCAGTGTGTCAAAACCCACTTTTAGGGCAGCTTTATGTATTGTCAAACACGAGGCCAACTGAACACGTACACTCAAACCATAAGTATTAGCAATAACTTCAGCACAACCCAGAGCTTCTTAATAATTAATCTTGATGGTATACATGGattctgcaaaattaatttttgtatgaATTTGCCTAACCAGCAACAGACTACCTGAATGGCCACAATGCAGAAAcactgcatttgctttttgttgcagaaaaatattctaaatcGTAGTTTGCACGCCTCTCTCTCATTAGCCTTTAGATGCAAAGAGGCACCTGATCccaaaagcttttctctttcccctaATCTAGCAAAATGCAGCCTCTCCCTACTGCCCTTACACATTTATTGTAACACAGACAAATTCTTGAGCATTGGAATCCTGTGGGTGCACGTGTAAAGAGCTGTCACGCTGTAAATGCTACCAGGGCAAGACCGGTTTCCGAGAAGGCAGAACCAAGTCAGCCAGAACAGCCCCTTCGCTTCAGCGCTCCACGCGCAGTAAGAACAGGCCTTCCCGCCGCGTCCCAGCGCCAGCACCCGCACAGGCGGCCTCCAGCCTTTCAGCTAAACGCGTTCCCCCAGGCGGGTCCCTGCGCATTTCTCCAGAAGGTGACTCCCGGCAGGGGGCTGGATCAGAAACTCTCAAGGCTGGCTTTAAGAAAACCACTGCCTTCAAAGCCCCGACCAAACAGCTTGCTACCGGAGGCGAGGGAGGTTTTAAAGGCCATCGGCTCGGCCCGTCCGGAGGAAAGGCGCGGGTCTGCGTCAGGACACGGCGCCATTCGGCGCAGCACGGGCCTCACAAGGCCACGACCAGCGGGGCTGGCGAGGCCGCAGGGCCTGCGTGGCGCGGAGCGCGGCCGTGGCCAGACTCGGCCCCCGGAACACAAGCAAGcggcctccccgccccgcccgccgccgagCGGAGCCGCCGCAACCCCGACCAGGCCGCGGGCCCCACGCACCCCCGGCAAGACCCACGCCCTCCGCAAGCGGCGGCCAGGGCCGCCGAGCCGGGCCGCAGGAGCGGCAGCGACCGGCGGCGACTCACCTCAGCCGAGGCGCGGGCGGCTCtgggcggccccgccccgcggcccgccctccgccgcccccccgctcCCGGCGCAGTGCCTGCGCTCCCCGGCCGGACGCGCCGCTGACACCCGCCCCGTCCCCCGCTCCCTTTGCTAAACGCTCCGGTTCGCTCACGCTCACCCAAAAAGCAGCTTGAGCGGGAGCCCCGGGGCCCCCCGGCGCCACAACGCCGCCCTCCGCCGGCAGTGCAATCGCGAGGCGCCTGCCGCCGAAGCGAGCTGTTCCTCCGGCAGCCCTCCCGCCTGCAGAGCGCGCCGACCCGCGTCAGCGTTTTGCCCGAGACGTCCCACCAGGACCCCTGTTCCCCGAGGCTCGCGGCACGCAGAAAAAGCCGTGGCTCACGGGCAGTTTTGCCTAGTTTTAAGGAGAGGTTTTAGTATTCTGAAAGACAAGACAGAGCTGTTGGAGGGGCCCCTCGGGCTGCGGACAGCCCTGCCGCGGCCCGGCTCCCGGGCGATGGGCTCACGAGAGCTCGGGCCGAGCAGCTCGAGCCCAGGCCACCTAACGAGGGAGCAAGCCGCACGGGAGGACTTCGCCGGGagctgccctggccctggcGCGGGGAAGTCTCGCGTACCTCCCACGTGGCACTTCACTCAAAACCCGCGAGGCCGGCCCTCGCACCCACTGCCTGCCCGCAGGGCACGCGCCAGCTGAAGGGCGCACTCGCCTGCCTGTTCTAAGGCACTGGGGAGACCTCCTTCCACGCTGCCCCTCCCGCCGCCAGCCCACGCGCGCGGCAGCCGGAcacggggcggggccggcacCGCCCGCGGCCACACCCCCGCCCGCGCGAGGGCGGCGGGCATTGGCCGCCGCGAGCCGCAGGGGCAGGCCCGCGCGGCCGGACACCGCCGGGGGCGCGCCACCGCCCGCGGGCGGTGACGGGCGGTGACGGGCCGTGACCTTccgcccctcccccagctcGCGTGGGTCGCACCGTGGCCGGCCCGGCCTGACCCGCGCGGGGAGGCGCTCAGCGCCAGCGGGACCCGCTGCTAGGCTGCAGCGCTCCGTTATCCCCGCGCTGCGGGATTCGCCTCGTCCCCAGGCGCGGTGCCTCCGTGCCCGGCGAGGCGTTCGCGGACCTGTCGGTGCCCTCGCGGGGCGCACCGGCCTCGCCACCCACACTCTGCCCCCTCACCTTTCGGGGGCGCGGCCGGAGAGGCCCGCTGCCGCGGCGCGGACAGGCCGGGCAGGACCGCCAAGCCACGGCGGGGATTCCGCGCGGGAGTCACCGGGAAGCCCCcgtggggggcggcgggcgctgccCGGCAGCGCTGAGAGGGCTGCGGGCGCTGCCCGGCAGAGCCGGGGGTCgcgctgggggggcgggggcggaaAGCCCCGCCCGGCCGGGGtttccccgccgcccccgggctgACGCAGCCGGTCCCTCCGGGGGCGGCCCCTAagggccggcggccgccgctCCGCGCGCACTCCAGCGGGCCGCGCCGCCGAGCACCGACCCCATGGGACCGGCGGCAGCGCGGGCGGGCCGGGCGCTCTTGCCGGCGGCGCTGCTGGCGCTGGCGCTGAGCCCGGGGCCCGCGACCGCCCTGCCGTGCGGCGCCGACTGCCCGGCGGGTgagggccggggcggggcgcggcggggcggggggcgccagGCGCGGCCCCGCGGCAACCACCCTCTGTCTCGGCCCGCAGGTACCTTCGTGGCGAGCGGGAGCTGCAggcggggcgcgggcgcggCCTGCAAGCAGTGTCCGCCCGACACCTTCTCCAGCGCGGCGGGGCTCCGCGGCTGCACGCTCTGCCGGAAGTGCGAAGGtaccggggggcggcggggggtccGCGCGGCGCTTCTGCGGCCTCCCGGGGTACAACTGCGCGCGTTGGTCTGTCGCGACGCGGCGAGTGAAAACGGCGCCAGCCCAATAACGCGATGGGGGGGGGCTTCTGGCCGGAGCCCCCCGCCTCGCCTTTGCAAGAGCAAGGGGCCCGAGCTTCTGCTGCGCCGCGCTGGGTGGGCTGAGCACGCCCATAACCTGAGGCTCGTTTCCACCCTCCAGGAACATTCAGGTATTTAAAAGTGTGTTCATCAAACAGCGATGCTGAATGCACGTGCAAGGAGGGCTATCGCTGCAGCGGCGACGGCTGCTCCCGGTGCGACCGGAGCTGCGGCGTGGGCCAGGAGAACACCGGGAGGGGTAAGGTCGCCTTTCCCTGTCAGCCGAAGCCTCCCGCGCCCACCGCACCGGGCGCGCCGCTGCTTCTTGCGCAGCGGGGAGACAGCTAGAGTAAGGACCTTGCAAGATGAaagctgccactgctgctgaacAGATTGCGTGGAGCGAGCACGGCAGCAGAAAAACACACTGAATTCTGAGCCCCCCTGCAGCACAAAGCGTGCACTGGCTAGTTCCCTTTGCATGACAGCTCTTTTGCCGCCAGCGTGGGGGAAACTGAGCTGGGAACTCCGGAGTTTGACATGATTTGTGGTGTCTGGTGCCAAACAAACGGGTGCTGTAGCCACAGACTGTACTGGTCTGTAGCTCACAGAGAAAGACTTGACTTGCATATTCAGAGCTACTTATGAAAGAGTTGTTCTATGAATTTGGATCATACTTATGGTACAAGTAggcaaaaataatgtttcatgTGTTGTTTTAAATGCTCACTTTTTACGCCTTTACCTATCCTTGTTTGTTGAAGGTTGCCAAACATGCCGCTATGGAACTTTTAACGATCAACCCAATGGCTCCTGTAAAAACTGGACAAAGTAagtaatctaaaaataaatgctacagCTATTACACTTaactggattttttcccccctgttaTTTCCCCCTGTCccattttgctttaaatgtCTTTCAGGTGCTCTGCAAACCAGGTCCTGGAGCCTGGAACTGCAGCAAAAGACGTCATTTGCAAAGACGCTTCAGATAATCTCACATTAGTCACTACTCTACCTACCACATCTCCTGCAATTCCACTTTCTGTCACTGTGGCAGGTGAGTCGTATCATATTGCTTATAGAGCTGAAGAATTGTGACCTACTTTGCAACATACTACAGCTCAGTCACTTATCATTTAAAGCAAAAGTTCTTTCTTCTACCTATTATTTCCAGTGTTGCAGACTTATCCAGAAGCAGAGTTGGAGACAAAGGTGTTAGCTAATTCAAGGTCACTAGAATTTTGCTCCATAATGCTTCTTAGAGGTTGTTGTTTGCTTCCTAGGGGAGGACCTTCAGATGGACATTATCAGAATTGCGCTTGCTGTAGCTGGGCTGTTGTGCGTAGTGTTTCTGCTACCTTCATGCATATGCTTCAGCGTctggcagaaaaagaaactacaTGCTGTCTTCAAGAAAAGTAAGATAGATACACTCTTCAAgtcaattttcctttttgaaactAGGCAGAAATCAGGAATCCAGGTTGTGAAGTATCTTTCAAAGGTAGTTGCAGATAGCTTCAGTTTTTGGCCTTTTAAGTCAGAAACAACTGAAAGGAAAGTGGTTTTGGAGTTTTTATTGCAGAAAGCAGTTATCTGTGGGTGTTCTGTCAACATTGCAGGTTAACTGCATGCATATTCATAGGAGTGAAGTATGCATGAGGGGTGAAAAAGCTCAGCTGAGCCTTGCTGATACGGTTAAGGGTCAGTTCTGTTTACTACTTCCAGATACCATCCCTGGCACATGTGGCAACAGCACTTTCCAGTTCTGTCTGCCCAGAAGCAGTACGCATGGCCTGGGATGAGCATCTTTGAACTTtggctgcagctgaagaggGGATATGGGCCAGGATGCACTGCTACACAGATACAGAGTCAGCCTGAATCAGCACTGCCCTCTGAGGGCTAGTAAGGCCTGGGGAAGCTCGAGAGTTCAGCACAAAGATGAGGTGGAATTGCATCCAACATAATTTAtagttgggattttttttgtttgtgttttctctctttctccccctcccccttgtCTTTCCTAGACATAAGGGCTTGATCTTCTAGTGTAATTGTGAGTACAGGAGACAACAGCATTACTCCAAAAATCTAACTCCATGTTGGTCGTCTTTTCATTTCCACGGCAAATAGAACAGTAGCAGCCTCTGCTGCATTAGGGATAACAAAGTACAAAATATTAGTTTTATCGGATATACATGCTGTAGAGGAATAATTTCAGATTACTGAATCATTTGGAAGAATATTTCTTGCTGACTTCCTGCAGTCAGTTGTGAACGGCTGAATAAATACAACAGAAAGTGAGCATTTGATCTTTTTCTTTAGTGCGTACCACACCTGAACAGTCAATTCAAGAAGATGATGCCTGCAGCTGCCGTTTTCCTGAGGAAGAACAAGGTGAATATCGAGACCATGGCAAATCCACAGAATTCAGAGAACTTTTAATGAACTAGGAATTGGACTGTCCAGGTCAACTGCAACTGAATTTCCTTTTGGTATGCAGAACAAGAACCTGTTCACATAAATAGAGAGGGTAGCAGAATCTGTGAATTTCAGAGTGCTAAATAGCCCAGCCACTATGGAAAAAGTGCCTCTTTTCCAtctcttaaataaataaataaatcatcaATCTAGCTTGCTGACTTTCTTCCTTTAGGACTaggaattttatttctaagaagCAGTACTTGCTCTACATACAGAAAGAAGTACTGCACTTAGAAGCAGTAATAGAAGGGCAGAATGGCTTTCGGGTCCCTCTTATAAGTGGTGCCTGAGCCATAATTTACATGCAGTCTGAAAGCATTTGACAGTAAAAAGGAGATCTGTAGCACAAAGTAGAGCCACACGAGACGCTCATGGTCTCTATTACCATTACCAGGCATCCTCTTGAGTCTagagctgcagctccttctGAAGTGTGGCTCAAAGCCAATGGCCGTGGGTTTCCTGTGCAAGTACAGACAGACTTTATTTTAGATCCCATCAGTCCTAGAAACAGATCCCTGGCCTGACCACTGCACACCTCATGTAGGAGAGAGGAAGCCATAAAAATCTAGAGCTGCAAAGTGTTTCATAATAGCTTGTGGGTGCTGTTGTATTACACTGATTGGCTTGAGAGAGGCAGTGGAAACGCAGAAAAGCTGTGGTTGACTTGATGTTAGAAATAGATGTTACTGTGCAGCTGGACGGCACCACCTTCAGTCATGCATCGTTCAACTTTGATCTTTTAGGCGATGTAAACATTATGTACGTTGCAAGTGTGATACGTGTAGATGTGATACATTTCTGGTACTATTTTTGTAACTCTGAGGTTGGAAAGACTTTACACCAGCCACCCTATCTATCTCTTTGATCAATTACTGTTACTTTGGtcttgaagagaagaaaatgcacgTTTGAGTCATGGCACTCACAGCATCATTTTTAACCTTTTGCAAACCCAAGTGTTTTATGTCTTCAGTAAATGTTACtcaaaaaagagaatgaaaaccCACCAATGGGTCACGTAAGGGGTGATTTTCCCCTCTGTGTGATTTCAACTTAGAGGATGCAATTCATATGTTTGAAGAATGACAGCCCATCTCTCCATTTACCAGAAGGTTACAACAGCAGGTGATTCTCACCAAACTGCACTTACACATTTTGATAAACTTGTATACAAGTAAATGTAAAGCAGTatgtgagaaaataaatgtcataCCGAAGCCTGAACTGTGAAGTTaagtatatttaaataaatctttctttttatgcCTACCCTAAGTGTTCTCTCCTCTCTCCGTACTTTCAGCCATGAGAAGTTAAGTGCCTGTTACATCAGGTTCACAAACTTAAAGACATGGGCAGGACACATGAAAAGCTGCCCatctatttataaataatagaGCGACCTTTGCACCAGTGGACAATAGGGTTAAGACAACCACGATGGTCTGTCCTGAAACCAGACAACCAGAATAGAAAGTCCCTAAAATGAGGACCTGTAAATACCTGCCTTGGGGTGAGCCATTGTTCAAGCAGAAACCACAGTAGGATGCAAAGTTAAGCAGTAACTTAGTGGTAGCAGTAGGATGAAGGTCTGACCTCTAGTTACCTTTGGtaattataatactaaaaagcAGGTCCCTAGGAGGAGactttaaatgtaaatataagcCCACCTTAATATAATGAGCTGAACTAAAATTAGGACATGTGCAGATAAACTTTTATGCCAACAACCAATcagatatttcttctttgttatCATTTTGCATTAAAGACCCCATGTATTTCTAAAAAGTGTGCTGGCTGGTGTTAAATGCCCGGCACCTGACTCTGCAGACTGGCGCTAAAGACAAACACCGAGTCTGCGTGTTGATCAGCATTTTGCACATCGGGTGAAGAACTCTGATTTAGGGCCAACATAGAACAGAGGAAAATCCTGCTTGTGAGTAGTTTCTAATCCACATGTAAAGTATGAGAATTAATGTAGCCGTCCTGCAAAAACTCAAAACACCTGGTGGTTTCTCCTTGGAAAGACCAAAGCCAGTTGgaattttacattttgttaGTGCATTCTGCATATATTTTGAAGTGCTCCAAAGAGTGCAAAAcccttaatttccttttct
This genomic stretch from Phalacrocorax carbo chromosome 20, bPhaCar2.1, whole genome shotgun sequence harbors:
- the TNFRSF9 gene encoding tumor necrosis factor receptor superfamily member 9, which produces MGPAAARAGRALLPAALLALALSPGPATALPCGADCPAGTFVASGSCRRGAGAACKQCPPDTFSSAAGLRGCTLCRKCEGTFRYLKVCSSNSDAECTCKEGYRCSGDGCSRCDRSCGVGQENTGRGCQTCRYGTFNDQPNGSCKNWTKCSANQVLEPGTAAKDVICKDASDNLTLVTTLPTTSPAIPLSVTVAGEDLQMDIIRIALAVAGLLCVVFLLPSCICFSVWQKKKLHAVFKKMRTTPEQSIQEDDACSCRFPEEEQGEYRDHGKSTEFRELLMN